The Oscarella lobularis chromosome 9, ooOscLobu1.1, whole genome shotgun sequence genome includes a window with the following:
- the LOC136191193 gene encoding ATP-dependent RNA helicase DDX19B-like, which yields MASSGWSKADDDQEKSLAAGVSHKLLSIRLRRAAGSRAPRTAPQTGEAAPSAQPSAGDWCDEGDSGPEGEEEGGYIFLDKPTTAAEASLLNKVLHDGLVKAKVSVEVQQKDPNSPLYSVKSFEQLRLTSRELLDGIYGMGFNTPSKIQETALPALMADPPCNMIAQSQSGTGKTAAFVLALLNRVDKTNEWPQVLILSPTYELAVQTGDVISEMARFIPEIKIMLAIRGNKPEKGQTIAQQIVVGTPGTVLDFLTRRRCLDPRRIRVFVLDEADIIINVQNFQDHSVRIQKLLKPDCQMMLFSATYSDEVMSFAKRIIPDPIIIRLKREDETLDNIRQYYTVCQSEEEKFLALSNIYGVVTIGQAIVFCYTRKSASALCERMKKDGHAVALLTGELTLEDRATILRRFRDGKETLLITTNVCARGIDVEQVTVVVNFDIPVDIYCRPDFETYLHRIGRTGRFGKSGLAINFVDGTRSSAHLKKM from the exons ATGGCTTCTTCGGGTTGGTCCAAAGCAGACGACGATCAGGAAAAGAGTCTTGCCGCCGGTGTAAGTCACAAACTCCTCTcaattcgccttcgacgcGCGGCGGGGTCCCGAGCTCCCAGAACGGCGCCTCAGACGGGAGAGGCGGCGCCGTCGGCTCAACCGAGCGCCGGCGATTGGTgcgacgaaggcgattcAGGCCCAgagggagaagaagaaggag GCTATATATTCTTAGACAAGCCGACGACTGCCGCCGAAGCGTCTCTTTTGAATAAAGTGTTGCACGACGGATTGGTGAAGGCGAAAGTGTCGGTTGAAGTCCAACAGAAGGATCCCAATTCGCCTCTCTACAGCGTCAAATCCTTCGAACAGCTTAGACT gACCTCGAGGGAACTTCTCGACGGTATCTACGGAATGGGATTCAATACGCCGTCGAAGATTCAGGAGACGGCTCTACCTGCCTTGATGGCCGATCC TCCATGTAATATGATCGCTCAATCTCAGTCTGGCACAGGCAAAACAGCGGCATTTGTTTTGGCGCTTCTTAATCGAGTCGACAAGACGAATGAGTGGCCTCAA GTCCTGATCTTATCGCCCACTTACGAATTGGCTGTGCAGACTGGAGATGTCATCTCCGAAATGGCCAGATTTATACCTGAAATTAAGATTATGCTTGCAATCAGAGGAAATAAAC CTGAAAAGGGGCAGACGATAGCCCAGCAAATAGTTGTCGGAACGCCGGGAACCGTTCTCGATTTTCTGACGAGGCGACGGTGTCTGGATCCGAGGAGAATTCGAGTTTTTGTCCTAGACGAAGCCGACATCATTATCAACGTGCAAAATTTTCAAGATCACTCTGTTCGAATTCAAAA ACTGTTGAAGCCTGACTGCCAGATGATGCTTTTCTCGGCAACGTACAGCGACGAAGTGATGTCGTTTGCAAAGAGAATCATACCCGACCCCATCATAATTCGtctaaagagagaagacgAGACGCTCGACAACATTCGGCAATATTATACCGTCTGTCAgagcgaagaggaaaaatTCTTGGCCTTGTCTAACATCTACGGAGTCGTTACGATAGGCCAGGCAATTGTTTTCTGCTAC ACTAGAAAGTCGGCCTCCGCCTTGTGCGAGAGAATGAAAAAGGACGggcacgccgtcgctcttctcACCGGCGAGTTGACCCTCGAAGATCGTGCGACGATCctccgtcgttttcgcgatgGCAAAGAGACGCTGCTCATCACGACGAACGTCTGCGCGCgcggcatcgacgtcgagcagGTGacggtcgtcgtcaattttgaCATCCCGGTGGACATCTATTGTCGGCCCGACTTTGAAACTTATCTGCATCGAATCGGTCGAACGGGCCGGTTCGGCAAGTCGGGCTTGGCGAtcaatttcgtcgacggcacg
- the LOC136190822 gene encoding serine-rich adhesin for platelets-like translates to MLPNNREMKMRFEGFKVPCGNVRIDWQLVDRANSDAVVYSSTGQIEIASETIHDVTVTNQFTLTNGGTYRVDATAKNVRDAETAKKSDEIFVDVTAPVIGVDGSRPGPNQVTDIDYQIGINAVSIHWDPNTIEDPESGIDTDSYRIAVGTSAGSTNIEDFVSSATGEITGLTLTHGTTYYVTLRVYNRAGLFTIRSSDGVTVDTTAPVAGAVTIVNSTTDQTQRDYFTSPSRRFAATLKGCNDPESDIRQMSWTMCSTNVQNSADTACNTAGYQTYSCADFNDCLIDITFSPSDRILLNGNFQSGYSYTLSLSIENEALLASSVDSNAVIADYDAPLGGTVYDGLITDIDYQHVNTSISARWFGFRDEQSGLDYCQLAVRRTSPDVIVLPFGNVALSRMTTKLLDLAAETVYSVTVRCFDKAGFYTDVTSDGVFIDPYPPVATEIADIRYEDNVNDEDEDRDFQVQQTGVKSKWKVFPSASGLASCFWSLGSTRNELQLGDIVPEQSILTTSTSYTYTIALSMSTTYFAAVRCTSRAGLSTTSISDGIAVDTSVPTSGAVYDLCPDPCGLTTDIEYSPSNTALKFRWDHFTDSESGIEFYEWNYDQDCTGFYILSEFEPVGLVNEVFSNQSLDHNVQYCVTVQGVNGAGLKVASRSNGVLIDTTSPRNVVVRDGNNPSTDIDYQSSSETVSFTWSQVTDPESGIALLHVGLGSSPGDNDIVPPTTISNVSTSHSFSNLRLEQNNVYYALVCTTNGARLRTCVNSDGILIDTTSPKTGVVIHGAVQPGMMYQADDSKIIAHWYGFRDLQSSVDYFEWAIGTSPSATDVQVYTAVGSNVTFEADLPLENGQKYFVSVICYNGAGLQIADVSDGVTVDITAPVTSEMTISFTWPRSPFGIIASWENFTDAESPIWYYKWSVGTTKCGTQSQVFTNVGTRTTASNFMITFVSGLTYYSSVVARNRAGLLSKICSDGLLFDDSPPIAGIVRDGDGTTDVDFQTQTTTYSLNWDEFEDDESGLGQCSVGIGTSNDSADIRDFVNVGKGVTRYRFTNVQLRNGIKYYGIVRCNNTNGLETTASSNGVTIDTTPPTPGDVRTIRFQTSLTSIEATWDTFTDTESSIDSYWLSISSHSPQDTLPFTNVKLNTFAVHTGLNLTANTTYVVTVRAFNRAGLSSVASSEGLVIDLSPPRAGIVFDGISGADIDWWYSARGIGSRWTGFTDDESSIVSYRWSIGTNVDGCQVLAASDVTVSTSAECDSCSFIPGSKYIITVEATNGAGLKSVASSDGFVVDLTDPDSGSITSLT, encoded by the coding sequence ATGCTGCCGAATAATCGAGAAATGAAGATGAGGTTTGAAGGCTTCAAAGTTCCGTGCGGCAACGTCAGAATCGACTGGCAATTAGTCGACAGAGCCAACAGTGATGCGGTAGTGTATTCGTCAACGGGCCAGATAGAAATCGCCAGTGAAACAATACACGACGTAACGGTTACGAACCAATTCACACTAACAAACGGAGGCACGTACAGAGTCGACGCTACAGCCAAAAACGTGAGAGACGCAGAAACTGCGAAAAAGTCCGACGAGATCTTCGTTGATGTCACCGCTCCAGTAATCGGGGTCGATGGAAGTCGTCCTGGTCCAAATCAAGTGACAGATATCGACTATCAAATTGGAATTAACGCAGTTTCAATTCATTGGGACCCAAATACCATTGAGGATCCCGAAAGTGGAATCGATACAGACAGCTATAGAATCGCCGTGGGCACAAGCGCCGGTAGCACAAATATCGAGGACTTTGTGTCGTCAGCGACTGGAGAGATAACTGGACTCACTCTGACTCACGGCACAACGTATTACGTGACGTTGAGAGTGTATAATCGCGCTGGATTGTTCACCATCAGATCGTCGGACGGCGTCACCGTAGACACAACGGCACCAGTAGCAGGAGCAGTGACGATTGTTAACAGTACGACCGATCAAACTCAGCGCGACTATTTCACATCACCGAGTCGTCGCTTTGCAGCCACGCTGAAAGGTTGTAATGATCCCGAGAGCGACATACGTCAAATGAGCTGGACAATGTGTTCTACCAATGTACAGAATTCGGCCGATACAGCGTGCAACACGGCTGGTTACCAAACGTACAGTTGCGCCGATTTCAACGACTGTCTCATCGATATTACGTTTTCACCTTCAGATCGAATCCTTCTCAACGGAAATTTCCAATCAGGCTACTCGTATACACTCAGTTTGTCAATCGAGAACGAAGCTCTATTGGCAAGTTCCGTCGACTCGAATGCAGTGATCGCCGACTATGATGCGCCTCTAGGCGGAACAGTGTATGACGGTCTCATTACAGATATTGACTACCAACACGTGAACACGTCAATCAGTGCGAGGTGGTTCGGGTTTCGAGACGAACAGAGTGGATTGGACTATTGCCAATTGGCAGTTCGTAGAACATCGCCGGATGTAATCGTACTTCCGTTCGGCAATGTTGCTCTCAGCCGAATGACCACTAAACTGTTAGATTTGGCAGCAGAGACCGTGTACAGTGTAACCGTACGTTGTTTTGACAAAGCCGGATTCTACACGGACGTTACATCGGACGGAGTATTCATCGATCCGTATCCTCCCGTCGCGACAGAGATAGCTGATATTCGGTACGAAGATAATGtaaacgatgaagacgaagacagaGATTTTCAAGTTCAGCAAACAGGCGTGAAAAGCAAGTGGAAAGTCTTTCCATCCGCCAGTGGTCTTGCATCGTGTTTCTGGTCACTGGGATCGACGAGGAATGAATTGCAACTGGGAGACATTGTTCCAGAACAGTCTATTTTGACGACAAGTACAAGCTATACGTATACGATAGCCTTGTCaatgtcgacgacgtactTCGCAGCCGTACGCTGTACTAGTCGCGCTGGTCtatcgacgacatcgataTCGGATGGAATCGCAGTAGATACAAGCGTTCCTACGTCGGGAGCAGTCTACGACTTGTGTCCCGATCCGTGTGGCCTTACAACGGACATTGAGTATTCTCCGTCTAATACTGCTTTGAAATTTCGGTGGGATCATTTTACCGATTCTGAGAGTGGCATCGAATTCTACGAGTGGAATTACGACCAAGACTGTACTGGATTCTATATATTGAGCGAGTTTGAGCCCGTCGGACTAGTTAACGAGGTCTTCTCCAATCAATCACTCGATCACAATGTTCAGTATTGTGTAACAGTACAAGGCGTCAATGGAGCTGGACTCAAAGTAGCGAGTAGATCAAACGGCGTCCTGATCGATACAACGTCGCCGAGAAACGTTGTAGTGAGAGACGGAAATAATCCATCAACAGATATTGACTATCAGTCGTCAAGCGAGACCGTGTCATTTACGTGGTCGCAAGTAACAGATCCTGAATCTGGTATCGCTCTTCTCCATGTTGGTCTGGGTTCGTCACCAGGAGACAATGACATTGTGCCACCGACAACGATATCTAACGTTTCTACGTCGCATTCGTTCAGCAACCTGAGACTGGAACAGAACAATGTGTACTACGCATTAGTCTGTACCACGAATGGAGCTCGTCTACGCACGTGTGTGAACTCCGACGGAATTTTGATTGATACCACTTCTCCCAAAACAGGCGTTGTCATTCACGGCGCCGTTCAACCGGGAATGATGTACCAAGCAGACGATAGCAAAATCATAGCGCATTGGTACGGATTCAGAGACTTGCAAAGCTCAGTAGACTATTTCGAATGGGCGATTGGTACATCGCCAAGTGCAACCGATGTTCAGGTGTATACGGCGGTCGGTTCAAATGTTACATTTGAGGCAGATCTTCCTCTCGAAAATGGACAGAAATACTTCGTGTCCGTTATCTGCTACAATGGAGCAGGTTTGCAAATTGCCGACGTCTCTGACGGAGTGACTGTGGACATAACGGCGCCTGTAACGTCAGAGATGACCATCTCTTTTACTTGGCCTCGTAGTCCATTTGGAATCATCGCTTCATGGGAGAATTTCACCGACGCCGAAAGTCCCATCTGGTACTACAAGTGGTCAGTCGGTACTACGAAATGCGGTACTCAATCGCAAGTATTCACGAACGTCGGcacgcgaacgacggcgtcaaatttcATGATCACGTTCGTATCGGGACTAACGTACTATTCGTCTGTTGTAGCTCGCAATCGAGCTGGGCTGTTATCAAAGATCTGCTCAGACGGTCTTCTATTTGACGACAGTCCACCGATCGCTGGGATTGTCCGAGATGGAGACGGAACGACAGATGTCGATTTCCAAACACAAACGACCACATATTCTTTGAACTGGGACGAgtttgaagacgacgagagcggaTTGGGTCAGTGTTCGGTGGGCATTGGTACGAGCAATGATAGCGCCGATATTCGCGACTTTGTAAATGTGGGAAAAGGTGTAACTCGATATCGTTTCACTAATGTTCAGCTGCGGAATGGAATCAAGTACTATGGGATCGTCCGCTGCAACAACACAAATGGATTAGAAACCACCGCGTCATCAAATGGCGTTACTATCGATACGACTCCACCAACACCTGGGGACGTTCGTACTATTCGTTTCCAGACATcactgacgtcaatcgaaGCTACGTGGGATACATTCACGGATACAGAGAGCTCTATTGACAGTTATTGGTTGTCAATTAGCAGCCACAGTCCTCAAGATACGCTTCCTTTCACCAACGTCAAACTAAATACGTTTGCTGTACATACAGGACTAAATCTAACAGCGAACACTACTTACGTTGTAACGGTGAGAGCATTCAATCGTGCAGGACTGTCATCCGTAGCGTCTTCAGAAGGACTCGTAATTGACCTATCTCCACCTCGAGCAGGTATTGTATTCGACGGAATCTCTGGCGCTGATATCGACTGGTGGTATAGCGCTAGAGGCATCGGTTCGCGCTGGACTGGTTTCACTGACGATGAAAGCTCTATAGTCAGCTACAGATGGTCAATCGGAACGAACGTGGACGGGTGCCAGGTTCTTGCTGCTAGTGACGTGACTGTGAGCACAAGCGCCGAGTGTGACTCGTGCTCATTTATTCCCGGAAGCAAATACATCATCACAGTCGAAGCTACGAATGGAGCTGGACTGAAAAGCGTAGCATCGTCAGACGGGTTTGTCGTCGACTTGACAGATCCAGATTCAGGTTCTATAACATCTCTGACATGA
- the LOC136190823 gene encoding uncharacterized protein isoform X1, translated as MLRAFIYRASTARRFLARLSSSSVKTPDPHDGPIDTPNTFRGMQADFPCLARPDEWPEPRYSDRVRGYETFSSKTPFHFRWGGMLPEISIAYETWGKLNDSKSNAILLHPVLSTSSHAKSNKGNPDAGWWEEFIGPGRPLNTDEFFVICTNNLGSCYGSTGPSSLNPETQKPYGMTFPLLTVEDMVRSQFLLLDHLGIEKVHAAIGSSLGGMESFQAAALFPDRVERAISVSACVRTHPQSIALRYCQRRIIMSDPNWNGGNYYEGKFPFVGMRHARELGTYTYRSGPEWEERFGHERRSPTEPPNFCPDFEIEHYLEHAGNKFSLIYDPNSTLYISKAMDLFDLGDGCDSLLSGVARITCPVLVLGVPSDVLFPVSQQREAADILRKTGNSAVTYYEINSIYGHDTFFFDFHNVGTAIKVSSLLRLSEHHTCALGLPRKQLSHHFIKSIHFSSRRLIALQAN; from the exons ATGCTACGTGCGTTTATATATCGCGCGAGCACAGCTCGCAGATTTCTAGCAAGGCTATCGAGCAGCTCAGTCAAAACACCAGACCCGCACGACGGACCGATCGATACGCCTAACACGTTTCGTGGAATGCAAGCCGACTTCCCATGTCTCGCCCG GCCCGATGAATGGCCGGAGCCGAGATACAGCGACCGTGTTCGCGGCTACGAGACGTTTAGCAGCAAAACGCCATTCCATTTTCGCTGGGGCGGAATGTTGCCTGAAATTTCAATTGCATACGAAACGTGGGGCAAGCTGAACGACTCCAAGTCGAATGCGATTCTATTGCACCCGGtcctgtcgacgtcgtcgcatgCAAAGAGTAACAAA GGTAATCCTGATGCGGGCTGGTGGGAGGAGTTTATTGGGCCCGGCCGTCCTCTTAATACGGACGAGTTTTTCGTTATTTGTACTAATAATTTGGGTAGCTGCTACGGATCTAC GGGCCCATCGAGTCTTAACCCAGAAACGCAAAAG CCATATGGCATGACGTTTCCTCTTCTGACTGTGGAAGACATGGTCAGATCTCAGTTTTTGCTCCTTGATCACCTTGGGATAGAAAAA GTTCACGCTGCTATCGGTTCATCGCTCGGTGGAATGGAATCATTCCAAGCAGCAGCTCTCTTTCCGGACCGCGTGGAACG AGCCATTTCTGTGTCGGCGTGCGTACGCACGCATCCCCAGTCAATTGCTTTGCGCTATTGCCAACGACGCATCATCATGTCGGATCCCAACTGGAATGGTGGTAACTACTACGAAGGCAAATTTCCTTTTGTTGGAATGCGTCACGCTCGCGAATTGGGCACGTATACGTACCGAAGCGGTCCTGAATGGGAAGAGCGGTTTGGACACGAGAGACGCAGTCCCACCGAGCCACCCAACTTTTGCCCTGACTTTGAAATCGAGCACTATCTCGAACATGCCGGTAACAAATTTTCTCTAATCTATGATCCCAATTCTACCCTATACATATCAAAG GCTATGGATCTGTTTGACTTGGGTGATGGGTGCGATTCTCTATTGAGTGGCGTTGCACGAATCACGTGCCCTGTTTTG gtacTGGGCGTTCCTAGCGACGTTCTTTTTCCCGTCTCTCAGCAGCGAGAAGCGGCTGACATTCTTAGGAAGACTG GCAATTCTGCTGTGACGTATTACGAGATAAATTCTATTTACGGTCATGatacgtttttctttgattttcataACGTTGGGACGGCTATAAAGGTGAGCTCATTATTGCGTTTGTCTGAACATCATACTTGTGCACTAGGGCTACCTAGAAAGCAGCTTAGCCATCATTTCATAAAGTCTATtcatttctcttctcgtcgtttgatTGCTCTGCAAGCAAACTGA
- the LOC136190823 gene encoding uncharacterized protein isoform X3 translates to MQADFPCLARPDEWPEPRYSDRVRGYETFSSKTPFHFRWGGMLPEISIAYETWGKLNDSKSNAILLHPVLSTSSHAKSNKGNPDAGWWEEFIGPGRPLNTDEFFVICTNNLGSCYGSTGPSSLNPETQKPYGMTFPLLTVEDMVRSQFLLLDHLGIEKVHAAIGSSLGGMESFQAAALFPDRVERAISVSACVRTHPQSIALRYCQRRIIMSDPNWNGGNYYEGKFPFVGMRHARELGTYTYRSGPEWEERFGHERRSPTEPPNFCPDFEIEHYLEHAGNKFSLIYDPNSTLYISKAMDLFDLGDGCDSLLSGVARITCPVLVLGVPSDVLFPVSQQREAADILRKTGNSAVTYYEINSIYGHDTFFFDFHNVGTAIKVSSLLRLSEHHTCALGLPRKQLSHHFIKSIHFSSRRLIALQAN, encoded by the exons ATGCAAGCCGACTTCCCATGTCTCGCCCG GCCCGATGAATGGCCGGAGCCGAGATACAGCGACCGTGTTCGCGGCTACGAGACGTTTAGCAGCAAAACGCCATTCCATTTTCGCTGGGGCGGAATGTTGCCTGAAATTTCAATTGCATACGAAACGTGGGGCAAGCTGAACGACTCCAAGTCGAATGCGATTCTATTGCACCCGGtcctgtcgacgtcgtcgcatgCAAAGAGTAACAAA GGTAATCCTGATGCGGGCTGGTGGGAGGAGTTTATTGGGCCCGGCCGTCCTCTTAATACGGACGAGTTTTTCGTTATTTGTACTAATAATTTGGGTAGCTGCTACGGATCTAC GGGCCCATCGAGTCTTAACCCAGAAACGCAAAAG CCATATGGCATGACGTTTCCTCTTCTGACTGTGGAAGACATGGTCAGATCTCAGTTTTTGCTCCTTGATCACCTTGGGATAGAAAAA GTTCACGCTGCTATCGGTTCATCGCTCGGTGGAATGGAATCATTCCAAGCAGCAGCTCTCTTTCCGGACCGCGTGGAACG AGCCATTTCTGTGTCGGCGTGCGTACGCACGCATCCCCAGTCAATTGCTTTGCGCTATTGCCAACGACGCATCATCATGTCGGATCCCAACTGGAATGGTGGTAACTACTACGAAGGCAAATTTCCTTTTGTTGGAATGCGTCACGCTCGCGAATTGGGCACGTATACGTACCGAAGCGGTCCTGAATGGGAAGAGCGGTTTGGACACGAGAGACGCAGTCCCACCGAGCCACCCAACTTTTGCCCTGACTTTGAAATCGAGCACTATCTCGAACATGCCGGTAACAAATTTTCTCTAATCTATGATCCCAATTCTACCCTATACATATCAAAG GCTATGGATCTGTTTGACTTGGGTGATGGGTGCGATTCTCTATTGAGTGGCGTTGCACGAATCACGTGCCCTGTTTTG gtacTGGGCGTTCCTAGCGACGTTCTTTTTCCCGTCTCTCAGCAGCGAGAAGCGGCTGACATTCTTAGGAAGACTG GCAATTCTGCTGTGACGTATTACGAGATAAATTCTATTTACGGTCATGatacgtttttctttgattttcataACGTTGGGACGGCTATAAAGGTGAGCTCATTATTGCGTTTGTCTGAACATCATACTTGTGCACTAGGGCTACCTAGAAAGCAGCTTAGCCATCATTTCATAAAGTCTATtcatttctcttctcgtcgtttgatTGCTCTGCAAGCAAACTGA
- the LOC136190823 gene encoding uncharacterized protein isoform X2, which yields MLRAFIYRASTARRFLARLSSSSVKTPDPHDGPIDTPNTFRGMQADFPCLARPDEWPEPRYSDRVRGYETFSSKTPFHFRWGGMLPEISIAYETWGKLNDSKSNAILLHPVLSTSSHAKSNKGNPDAGWWEEFIGPGRPLNTDEFFVICTNNLGSCYGSTGPSSLNPETQKPYGMTFPLLTVEDMVRSQFLLLDHLGIEKVHAAIGSSLGGMESFQAAALFPDRVERAISVSACVRTHPQSIALRYCQRRIIMSDPNWNGGNYYEGKFPFVGMRHARELGTYTYRSGPEWEERFGHERRSPTEPPNFCPDFEIEHYLEHAGNKFSLIYDPNSTLYISKAMDLFDLGDGCDSLLSGVARITCPVLVLGVPSDVLFPVSQQREAADILRKTGNSAVTYYEINSIYGHDTFFFDFHNVGTAIKGYLESSLAIIS from the exons ATGCTACGTGCGTTTATATATCGCGCGAGCACAGCTCGCAGATTTCTAGCAAGGCTATCGAGCAGCTCAGTCAAAACACCAGACCCGCACGACGGACCGATCGATACGCCTAACACGTTTCGTGGAATGCAAGCCGACTTCCCATGTCTCGCCCG GCCCGATGAATGGCCGGAGCCGAGATACAGCGACCGTGTTCGCGGCTACGAGACGTTTAGCAGCAAAACGCCATTCCATTTTCGCTGGGGCGGAATGTTGCCTGAAATTTCAATTGCATACGAAACGTGGGGCAAGCTGAACGACTCCAAGTCGAATGCGATTCTATTGCACCCGGtcctgtcgacgtcgtcgcatgCAAAGAGTAACAAA GGTAATCCTGATGCGGGCTGGTGGGAGGAGTTTATTGGGCCCGGCCGTCCTCTTAATACGGACGAGTTTTTCGTTATTTGTACTAATAATTTGGGTAGCTGCTACGGATCTAC GGGCCCATCGAGTCTTAACCCAGAAACGCAAAAG CCATATGGCATGACGTTTCCTCTTCTGACTGTGGAAGACATGGTCAGATCTCAGTTTTTGCTCCTTGATCACCTTGGGATAGAAAAA GTTCACGCTGCTATCGGTTCATCGCTCGGTGGAATGGAATCATTCCAAGCAGCAGCTCTCTTTCCGGACCGCGTGGAACG AGCCATTTCTGTGTCGGCGTGCGTACGCACGCATCCCCAGTCAATTGCTTTGCGCTATTGCCAACGACGCATCATCATGTCGGATCCCAACTGGAATGGTGGTAACTACTACGAAGGCAAATTTCCTTTTGTTGGAATGCGTCACGCTCGCGAATTGGGCACGTATACGTACCGAAGCGGTCCTGAATGGGAAGAGCGGTTTGGACACGAGAGACGCAGTCCCACCGAGCCACCCAACTTTTGCCCTGACTTTGAAATCGAGCACTATCTCGAACATGCCGGTAACAAATTTTCTCTAATCTATGATCCCAATTCTACCCTATACATATCAAAG GCTATGGATCTGTTTGACTTGGGTGATGGGTGCGATTCTCTATTGAGTGGCGTTGCACGAATCACGTGCCCTGTTTTG gtacTGGGCGTTCCTAGCGACGTTCTTTTTCCCGTCTCTCAGCAGCGAGAAGCGGCTGACATTCTTAGGAAGACTG GCAATTCTGCTGTGACGTATTACGAGATAAATTCTATTTACGGTCATGatacgtttttctttgattttcataACGTTGGGACGGCTATAAAG GGCTACCTAGAAAGCAGCTTAGCCATCATTTCATAA
- the LOC136191633 gene encoding ATP-dependent RNA helicase DDX19A-like — translation MASSDWSKAVEDQEKRLSAGMKRVQLGAPRTAPKTGEATPSAQPSAGDWCDEVDSGPEGEEEGDKPTTAAEASLLNKLLHDGLVKAKVSVEVQQKDPNSPLYSVKSFEQLRLSRELLDGIYGMGFNTPSKIQETALPALIADPPCNMIAQSQSGTGKTAAFVLALLHRVDKTNMWPQVLILSPTYELAVQTGDVISEMARFIPEIKIMLAIKGKKPERGQMIAEQIVVGTPGTVLDFLTRRRCLDPNRIRVFVLDEADIMINVQNFQDHSVRVQRQLKPDCQMMLFSATYSDEVMSFAKRIIPDPIVIRLKKEDETLDNIRQYYTICQKEEEKFVALSNIYGVVTIGQAIVFCYTRKSASALCEKMKNDGHAVALLTGELTLEDRATILTRFRDGKEKLLITTNVCARGIDVEQVTVVFNFDIPVDVYRQPDFETYLHRIGRTGRFGKSGLAINFVDGIRSREYLKRIEDHFGKKIRELRTDDIDEVEKLNEE, via the exons ATGGCCTCTTCGGATTGGTCCAAAGCAGTCGAAGATCAGGAAAAGAGACTTTCCGCCGGT ATGAAGCGAGTCCAACTGGGAGCTCCCAGAACGGCGCCTAAGACGGGAgaggcgacgccgtcggctCAACCAAGCGCCGGCGATTGGTgcgacgaagtcgattcAGGCCCAgagggagaagaagaaggag ACAAGCCGACGACTGCCGCCGAAGCGTCTCTTTTGAATAAATTGTTGCACGACGGATTGGTGAAGGCGAAAGTGTCGGTTGAAGTCCAACAGAAGGATCCCAATTCGCCTCTCTACAGCGTCAAATCCTTTGAACAGCTTAGACT gTCGAGGGAACTTCTCGACGGCATCTACGGAATGGGGTTCAATACGCCGTCGAAGATTCAGGAGACGGCTCTACCTGCCTTGATTGCCGATCC TCCATGTAATATGATCGCTCAATCTCAGTCTGGCACAGGCAAAACTGCGGCATTTGTTTTGGCGCTTCTCCATCGTGTCGACAAGACGAATATGTGGCCTCAA GTCCTGATCTTATCGCCCACTTACGAATTGGCTGTGCAGACTGGAGATGTCATCTCCGAAATGGCCAGATTTATACCTGAAATTAAGATTATGCTTGCAAtcaaaggaaagaaac CTGAAAGGGGGCAGATGATAGCCGAGCAAATAGTTGTCGGAACGCCGGGAACAGTTCTCGATTTTCTGACGAGGCGACGGTGTCTGGATCCGAATAGAATTCGGGTGTTTGTCCTAGACGAAGCCGACATCATGATAAACGTGCAAAATTTTCAAGATCACTCTGTCCGAGTTCAAAG ACAGTTGAAGCCCGACTGCCAGATGATGCTTTTCTCGGCGACGTACAGCGACGAAGTGATGTCGTTTGCAAAGAGAATCATACCCGACCCCATCGTAATTcgtctaaagaaagaagacgagacgcTCGACAACATTCGGCAATATTATACCATCTGccagaaggaagaggagaaattcgTGGCCTTGTCTAACATCTACGGAGTCGTTACGATAGGCCAGGCAATTGTTTTCTGCTAC ACTAGGAAGTCGGCCTCCGCCTTGtgcgagaaaatgaaaaacgacgggcacgccgtcgctcttctcACCGGCGAGTTGACCCTCGAAGATCGTGCGACGATCCTCACTCGCTTTCGCGACGGCAAAGAGAAGCTGCTCATCACGACGAACGTCTGCGCGCgcggcatcgacgtcgagcagGTGACGGTCGTCTTCAATTTTGACATCCCGGTCGACGTCTATCGTCAGCCCGACTTTGAAACCTATCTGCATCGAATCGGTCGTACGGGCCGGTTCGGCAAGTCGGGCTTGGCGAtcaatttcgtcgacggcataCGTTCGCGCGAGTACCTGAAAAGAATTGAGGATCATTTCGGAAAGAAGATTAGGGAGCTGCGCaccgacgacatcgacgaggTGGAGAAGCTGAACGAGGAGTAA